From a single Shewanella donghaensis genomic region:
- a CDS encoding ATP-binding protein — translation MDIQQTLLLPSQEALVQRLQHIASYSEQLVLVSGAKGSGKTTLVTALASELDNYNSALVICPMHADSAEIRRKILVQLISSPIFDDALPLSDTLMRIQSSLTKPLHIIIDDAHLLPKELWAECLVLTQIQCAGKPVSLTFTVTTQSFAELTELTAATKDLLLSVDIEPLSMVEREGLYRTLLVRSNKSPFIPREIIQAQIEKQSGTPAEVIALLNVALEDKVDQKKRWPKFASTAVVGAIVMLTIAVMWFFYDDQDVDSTVDAPQLPVLYSAPNSDVEWFNFFYAQKLLQSWLLEHGYLVKINKPDSTIPFEQHIMQNSSISKANNVDTVATDNTELAVIKTSTLNLGLQNNGSASNVDTSSSEDIHTDDVDESIAIIEIDKLQQQSIDPIDEPVKQVDAAVVNNITPLMQRSGYTLQLASVKDQKSLQNILSKLEDEPSLVEAKFKDRYIVLFGQFDDAAEAQSKAIALQSELGLSAPWVRKFSDLKGYQLSLN, via the coding sequence GTGGATATACAACAAACGCTACTACTTCCTTCTCAAGAAGCTTTAGTACAACGACTTCAACATATTGCCAGCTACAGTGAGCAACTTGTATTAGTGTCAGGTGCTAAAGGCTCCGGCAAAACGACCCTAGTTACTGCTCTGGCAAGTGAGTTAGATAATTATAACTCTGCATTAGTTATCTGTCCTATGCATGCAGACAGTGCTGAAATCCGCCGAAAAATCCTTGTACAACTTATCTCGTCGCCAATTTTCGATGATGCTTTGCCATTATCAGATACCTTGATGCGGATTCAATCAAGTTTAACAAAACCCTTGCATATCATTATTGATGACGCGCATTTGTTACCTAAAGAGCTATGGGCTGAATGCTTAGTCTTAACCCAAATACAATGTGCTGGTAAACCCGTATCACTCACTTTTACAGTGACGACACAAAGTTTTGCTGAATTAACTGAGTTAACAGCAGCCACTAAAGATTTGCTACTCAGTGTAGATATTGAACCATTATCTATGGTTGAACGGGAAGGTTTGTATCGCACACTTCTCGTGCGAAGTAATAAATCCCCGTTTATTCCCCGAGAAATTATCCAGGCACAAATTGAAAAGCAATCAGGCACACCTGCTGAAGTTATTGCATTATTAAATGTCGCATTAGAGGATAAAGTCGATCAGAAAAAGCGTTGGCCTAAATTTGCCTCGACAGCAGTTGTTGGTGCAATTGTGATGTTAACAATTGCAGTGATGTGGTTTTTTTATGACGATCAAGATGTTGATTCGACGGTTGATGCCCCTCAACTGCCCGTTTTGTATAGCGCCCCTAACTCTGATGTTGAATGGTTTAATTTTTTCTATGCTCAAAAATTATTGCAATCTTGGTTATTAGAGCATGGCTACTTGGTGAAAATAAATAAGCCAGACTCAACAATACCTTTTGAACAACATATCATGCAAAATTCTTCAATCTCTAAAGCTAATAACGTTGATACTGTGGCAACCGACAATACTGAACTGGCCGTTATTAAAACGAGTACGTTGAATTTAGGATTACAAAATAACGGCAGTGCGTCTAACGTTGATACTAGCTCTAGCGAAGATATCCATACTGACGATGTAGATGAATCCATAGCAATTATTGAGATAGATAAATTACAGCAACAATCCATTGACCCAATAGATGAACCCGTTAAGCAGGTCGATGCAGCAGTGGTAAATAATATTACGCCTTTAATGCAGCGTTCAGGTTACACTCTGCAACTTGCGAGCGTCAAAGATCAAAAGTCCCTACAAAATATTTTATCAAAACTAGAAGATGAACCATCTTTAGTTGAGGCAAAATTTAAAGATCGTTATATTGTGTTGTTTGGTCAGTTTGATGATGCCGCTGAAGCACAAAGTAAGGCAATAGCTTTACAAAGTGAGCTTGGATTGAGTGCACCTTGGGTTAGAAAGTTTAGCGATCTTAAAGGCTATCAACTGAGTTTGAATTAA
- a CDS encoding Dam family site-specific DNA-(adenine-N6)-methyltransferase, with the protein MTKKHRAFLKWAGGKFKLVDELAKHLPEGERLIEPFVGAGSVFLNTDYDSYLLCDINHDLINLYNIVKNEPDRYIAAAKAMFVPEMNVKEQYYRVREEFNQTQDPFKRSVYFLYMNRHGFNGLCRYNRKGGFNVPFGSYKKPYFPENELLYFSEKAQKATFYCVGYEQAFDMADKGDVIYCDPPYAPLSTTASFTTYVGPGFSLDDQALLARQSRHTALVRDIPVLISNHDIPLTRELYRGAKMASIAVQRNISQKGSSRKKVAEVMALYDHHYQEVID; encoded by the coding sequence ATGACTAAAAAGCATAGAGCCTTTCTTAAGTGGGCGGGTGGAAAATTTAAACTCGTTGACGAGCTAGCAAAGCATTTGCCTGAAGGTGAAAGGTTAATTGAACCATTTGTAGGAGCGGGTTCGGTATTTCTTAATACTGATTATGACTCATACCTGCTATGCGATATTAATCACGATTTGATTAACCTTTATAATATTGTCAAAAACGAGCCTGATAGATACATTGCTGCGGCTAAAGCGATGTTTGTACCAGAGATGAACGTTAAAGAACAATATTATCGAGTGCGTGAAGAATTCAATCAAACTCAAGACCCATTTAAACGTTCAGTGTACTTCCTGTATATGAATCGTCACGGTTTTAATGGCTTATGTCGTTATAATCGTAAAGGCGGCTTTAATGTGCCGTTTGGGTCTTATAAAAAACCTTATTTTCCAGAGAATGAATTACTTTATTTTTCTGAAAAAGCGCAAAAAGCCACCTTTTACTGTGTCGGGTATGAACAAGCATTCGATATGGCTGACAAAGGTGATGTGATTTATTGCGATCCACCATATGCACCACTATCAACCACGGCAAGTTTTACTACCTACGTTGGTCCAGGATTCAGTCTTGATGACCAAGCATTACTAGCTAGACAATCACGCCATACAGCGCTTGTACGGGATATACCGGTATTGATTAGTAATCATGATATTCCGCTTACTAGAGAGTTATATCGGGGCGCTAAAATGGCTTCTATAGCTGTGCAGCGTAATATCAGTCAAAAAGGTTCTTCTCGTAAGAAGGTCGCTGAAGTGATGGCGTTATATGATCATCATTATCAAGAAGTGATTGATTAG
- a CDS encoding DUF2970 domain-containing protein, whose amino-acid sequence MSIWRVFTSTVAAFFGVQTEDNRQRDFNHNSSPLPFILMGIALAIFMILSLIFIVNQVLS is encoded by the coding sequence ATGTCTATTTGGCGAGTTTTCACCAGTACCGTTGCCGCTTTTTTCGGGGTACAAACCGAAGATAACCGTCAACGTGATTTTAATCATAATAGCTCCCCACTACCTTTTATCTTAATGGGGATTGCTCTGGCGATTTTTATGATTTTATCACTCATCTTTATCGTTAATCAGGTGTTGAGCTAA
- the rpe gene encoding ribulose-phosphate 3-epimerase, translating to MRPFLIAPSILSADFARLGDDVKAVLDAGADVVHFDVMDNHYVPNLTIGPMVCKALRDYGITADIDVHLMVKPVDSLIPDFAKAGASIITFHPEATEHLDRSLQLINESGCKAGLVFNPGTPLHYLDHVMDKLDVILLMSVNPGFGGQSFIPSTLDKLKQVRDIIDASGYDIRLEVDGGVKVDNIAEIAAAGADMFVAGSAIFNQPDYKVVVDQMRDELAKVDA from the coding sequence ATGCGTCCATTTTTGATTGCCCCATCTATTTTATCTGCCGATTTTGCCCGTTTGGGTGATGATGTTAAAGCCGTTTTAGATGCCGGTGCTGACGTTGTTCATTTTGATGTCATGGATAACCACTATGTGCCAAACTTAACAATTGGCCCAATGGTGTGTAAAGCTTTGCGCGACTATGGCATTACTGCTGACATTGATGTGCATTTAATGGTTAAGCCTGTAGACAGTTTGATTCCTGATTTCGCTAAAGCTGGGGCATCTATTATTACTTTTCATCCAGAAGCCACAGAGCACCTTGATCGCAGTTTACAGCTGATTAATGAATCGGGTTGTAAAGCGGGTTTAGTATTTAATCCGGGTACGCCATTACATTACCTTGATCATGTAATGGATAAGCTTGATGTGATTTTATTGATGTCAGTCAATCCCGGCTTTGGTGGTCAATCATTTATTCCATCTACCCTTGATAAGCTTAAGCAAGTACGTGACATCATCGATGCAAGCGGTTACGACATTCGTTTAGAAGTTGATGGTGGCGTAAAAGTGGATAATATTGCTGAAATTGCTGCAGCAGGAGCAGATATGTTTGTTGCTGGTTCTGCTATTTTCAATCAACCTGATTATAAAGTGGTTGTTGACCAAATGCGTGATGAACTTGCAAAAGTTGATGCATAA
- a CDS encoding phosphoglycolate phosphatase, whose protein sequence is MINFSQIKAIAFDLDGTLVDSVPDLAAATSATLIELGLPVCNESQVRSWIGNGARVLMQRALVFAMGSDYSDGKLDAAMPLFMVHYQQHLQMHSKLYPQVISTLNALKSAGYPMAIVTNKPFRFTEPLLAAFEIDGFFSLVLGGDSLEKMKPDPLPLTHILQQWQLEPEQLLMVGDSKNDILAAKSAGVSSIGLTYGYNYGEDIGLSSPTAVCEQFNEILVRLNISAEMNAKSMEQ, encoded by the coding sequence ATGATAAATTTCTCTCAAATTAAAGCTATTGCATTTGATTTGGATGGCACTTTAGTGGATAGCGTGCCAGATCTTGCTGCTGCAACGTCAGCGACGCTTATTGAGTTAGGGCTGCCAGTATGTAATGAATCTCAAGTGAGAAGTTGGATTGGCAACGGTGCTAGAGTGTTGATGCAAAGAGCATTAGTGTTTGCAATGGGCAGCGATTATTCAGACGGTAAACTTGATGCCGCTATGCCATTATTTATGGTGCATTATCAGCAACACTTACAAATGCATAGCAAGCTGTATCCTCAAGTCATATCGACACTGAATGCATTAAAATCTGCCGGGTATCCCATGGCTATCGTCACTAATAAGCCATTTCGTTTTACTGAGCCATTATTAGCGGCATTTGAAATTGATGGTTTTTTTAGCTTGGTATTAGGTGGCGATTCGCTAGAGAAAATGAAGCCCGATCCGTTACCTTTGACGCATATTTTGCAGCAATGGCAACTTGAGCCTGAGCAACTACTTATGGTTGGTGACTCAAAAAATGACATCTTAGCAGCTAAATCTGCCGGAGTGAGTTCAATAGGCTTGACCTATGGCTACAACTACGGCGAAGATATCGGGCTGAGCAGCCCAACTGCAGTATGTGAACAATTTAATGAAATTTTAGTGCGATTGAATATATCCGCTGAAATGAATGCAAAATCAATGGAGCAATAA
- the trpS gene encoding tryptophan--tRNA ligase, which produces MTAKPIVFSGAQPSGELSIGNYMGALRQWVSMQDSHDCIYCVVDLHAITVRQDPAKLREACLDTLAIYLACGIDPEKSTVFLQSQVPQHTQLSWALNCYTQMGELSRMTQFKDKSQKHANNINVGLFDYPVLMAADILLYQANEVPVGQDQKQHLELTRDIATRFNNAYGDTFAVPEPFIPPTGAKVMSLQEPTKKMSKSDENRNNVIGLLDDPKAIMKKVKKAMTDSEEPPVVRFDVDEKPGVSNLLSLMSGCNGQSIESIEKDFEGKMYGHLKVATGEAVVAMLEPLQERFHKIRADEDYLNAVFKAGAEKAQARAEETIKKVYEKIGMIV; this is translated from the coding sequence ATGACTGCAAAACCTATCGTGTTTAGTGGTGCTCAACCATCAGGTGAGCTGAGTATTGGTAATTACATGGGCGCACTTCGTCAATGGGTTAGCATGCAAGATAGCCACGACTGTATTTATTGTGTAGTTGATTTACATGCAATTACAGTGAGACAAGACCCTGCGAAATTGCGTGAAGCCTGTTTAGATACGTTAGCTATTTACCTCGCATGCGGTATCGACCCTGAAAAAAGCACGGTATTTTTACAGTCTCAAGTTCCGCAGCATACTCAACTAAGTTGGGCGTTAAACTGTTACACCCAAATGGGTGAGCTAAGTCGTATGACGCAGTTTAAAGATAAGTCGCAAAAACATGCTAACAATATCAATGTGGGTCTATTTGATTATCCCGTGTTGATGGCTGCTGATATCTTGCTATATCAAGCAAACGAAGTACCTGTTGGCCAAGACCAAAAGCAGCACTTAGAGCTAACTCGTGATATCGCGACGCGCTTTAACAATGCCTATGGTGATACGTTCGCAGTACCAGAGCCGTTTATTCCTCCAACGGGCGCGAAAGTTATGTCACTGCAAGAGCCGACTAAGAAAATGTCAAAGTCGGACGAAAACCGTAACAACGTTATTGGTTTACTTGATGATCCTAAAGCGATTATGAAGAAAGTTAAAAAGGCGATGACTGATAGTGAAGAGCCACCAGTAGTGCGTTTTGACGTAGACGAAAAACCAGGTGTTTCCAACTTATTAAGTTTGATGTCAGGTTGTAATGGTCAGTCAATCGAGTCGATTGAAAAAGACTTTGAAGGCAAAATGTATGGTCATCTAAAAGTGGCAACAGGTGAAGCGGTTGTCGCCATGCTTGAGCCATTGCAAGAGCGTTTTCATAAGATTAGAGCTGATGAAGATTATCTCAATGCGGTATTTAAAGCTGGTGCTGAAAAAGCTCAAGCTCGCGCAGAAGAGACGATCAAAAAAGTTTACGAAAAAATCGGTATGATTGTGTAG
- a CDS encoding BON domain-containing protein — MIKAVLVIATLFLLQGCAGVVMVGAVGGAKMVNDERSMSTQISDTNADFNISSALSQHQDIHNQTNITGVVLNSNVLMIGQSPNSMLRDKAVKVVQELEIGGRLHNQIRIGNPTSFTTRSNDTWVTTKVKTRMLNEKTLDMTRVKVVTENGEVFLLGLIEREQADIAVEIARNTSGVRKVIKVFEYVEKEDD; from the coding sequence ATGATAAAAGCAGTTCTTGTCATAGCAACACTGTTTCTGCTTCAAGGCTGTGCTGGTGTTGTTATGGTTGGCGCTGTTGGTGGAGCCAAAATGGTCAATGATGAGCGTAGTATGTCTACGCAAATTAGTGATACTAATGCTGATTTTAATATCAGCAGTGCTCTGTCGCAACATCAAGACATTCATAACCAAACCAATATTACTGGTGTGGTGCTAAACAGTAATGTATTGATGATTGGTCAATCTCCCAACTCTATGTTGCGAGATAAAGCCGTTAAGGTGGTTCAAGAGCTCGAAATTGGTGGCAGATTGCATAACCAAATTCGCATTGGTAATCCGACCTCATTTACTACTCGAAGCAACGATACTTGGGTTACTACCAAAGTAAAAACGCGGATGCTAAATGAAAAAACCTTGGATATGACTCGAGTAAAGGTGGTCACTGAGAATGGTGAAGTATTTTTATTAGGCTTGATTGAGCGTGAGCAGGCCGATATCGCTGTCGAAATTGCTCGGAATACCTCTGGAGTTCGAAAAGTCATCAAAGTATTCGAGTATGTAGAGAAAGAAGACGACTAA
- a CDS encoding phosphoheptose isomerase: protein MLERIKDSFTESIQTKIDAAEALPESIEKAAEMMVQCLLGGNKILACGNGGSAGDAQHFSAELLNRYEIERPPLPAISLSCDTSTITAIANDYSYDEIYSKQIMALGQPGDILLAISTSGNSGNIIKAMEAALSRDMTIVALTGKDGGAMAGLMSAGDVEVRVPSNVTARIQEVHLLVIHCLCDNIDRTLFPQDEPA, encoded by the coding sequence ATGTTAGAACGAATTAAAGATAGTTTTACAGAATCAATTCAAACCAAAATTGATGCTGCAGAAGCCTTACCTGAGTCGATAGAAAAAGCGGCTGAAATGATGGTGCAATGTCTTTTAGGTGGTAACAAAATCCTTGCCTGCGGTAATGGTGGTAGTGCTGGTGACGCGCAACATTTCTCTGCTGAGTTATTAAATCGTTACGAAATTGAACGTCCACCGCTACCTGCAATTTCATTAAGCTGTGACACTTCTACCATTACAGCCATTGCCAATGATTATAGCTATGATGAAATTTACTCAAAGCAGATTATGGCGCTAGGTCAACCAGGTGACATTCTGTTGGCCATTTCGACCAGTGGCAATTCTGGCAATATTATTAAGGCTATGGAAGCTGCGTTAAGCCGTGATATGACAATTGTAGCTCTTACTGGTAAGGATGGCGGCGCAATGGCTGGTTTAATGAGTGCTGGTGATGTCGAAGTACGCGTACCTTCAAATGTGACTGCACGTATTCAAGAAGTTCACTTACTCGTGATTCATTGCCTATGTGACAATATTGACCGCACGCTGTTCCCACAGGACGAGCCAGCATGA
- a CDS encoding YraN family protein gives MNQGQHAELMARTYLEQQGLQFVVQNQRYRFGEIDLIMRDKQSWVFVEVKYRSSTQFGGALSALSSAQISRIRKAAAQYLQTHKINAPCRFDVIAINGSDIQWLQGCF, from the coding sequence ATGAATCAAGGCCAACACGCTGAATTAATGGCTCGAACTTACCTTGAACAACAAGGTCTACAGTTTGTGGTTCAAAATCAGCGTTATCGCTTTGGTGAAATTGATTTAATCATGCGAGATAAACAATCATGGGTATTTGTAGAAGTGAAGTATCGCTCGTCTACTCAGTTTGGTGGCGCATTAAGCGCTCTATCGTCAGCACAGATATCTCGTATAAGAAAAGCTGCTGCACAATATTTACAAACACATAAAATCAATGCTCCATGCCGCTTTGATGTGATCGCAATTAACGGATCCGACATTCAATGGCTTCAGGGGTGTTTTTAA